In Plasmodium vinckei vinckei genome assembly, chromosome: PVVCY_13, a single genomic region encodes these proteins:
- a CDS encoding nuclear movement protein, putative, protein MDSDIVVNEKFDFLMLSIAKECGDINNFMNIFFSFLLRKTDFITNSKNIEQCEEVVLRVLKKHYKKKDEYLVKLKKEYEKMDQEKKKILERENNINKTKNGNIKDKKMEQSKVVEIEDDDDEIIKKYDKKNMNGSGKNEKKEDQVNENNETCSENDDDDSEPPKGNGGKTEKYTWTQTLGTVDMYIDVEEFIKTKDLKIDITFKKLCIKVKNNIYIEGEFHKHIKPEDSIWTLEDNRIIHISIEKLNTMEWWATVIKGDSEIDVKKIVPENSRMEDLDSETRSVVEKMLYDQKQKALNLPTSEEQKKYEIFEKFKQMHPEMDFSKANINYGNSSSGNMFFGK, encoded by the coding sequence ATGGATAGTGATATTGTAGTTAACGAAAAGTTTGACTTTCTAATGCTAAGTATAGCTAAAGAATGTGGAGATATAAACAACTTTatgaacatatttttttcatttttattaagaaAAACGGATTTTATTACTAACTCCAAAAATATAGAACAATGTGAAGAAGTTGTTTTAAGGGTGTTGAAAAAAcactataaaaaaaaagatgaatacttagtaaaattaaaaaaggaatatgaaaaaatggatcaagaaaaaaaaaaaatattagaaagggaaaataatataaataaaacaaaaaatggtaatataaaagataaaaaaatggaacaAAGTAAAGTTGTAGAAATCGAAGATGACGATgatgaaattataaaaaaatatgataaaaaaaatatgaacggGTCAggtaaaaatgaaaaaaaagaagatcaagtaaatgaaaataacgAAACATGCTCagaaaatgatgatgatgatTCTGAACCACCAAAAGGAAATGGAGGAAAAAcagaaaaatatacatgGACACAGACATTAGGAACTGTAGACATGTATATAGATGTAGAAGagtttataaaaacaaaagatttaaaaatagatataacatttaaaaaattatgtataaaagttaaaaataatatatatattgaagGAGAATTTCATAAACATATTAAGCCCGAAGATTCAATTTGGACACTTGAAGATAATCgaataattcatatttcaattgaaaaattaaatactATGGAATGGTGGGCTACAGTTATTAAAGGTGATTCAGAAATagatgtaaaaaaaatagttccTGAAAATTCACGTATGGAAGACCTTGATTCTGAAACCCGATCGGTTGTAGAAAAAATGCTTTATGatcaaaaacaaaaagCATTAAATTTACCAACATCTgaagaacaaaaaaaatatgaaatttttgaaaaatttaaacaaaTGCATCCCGAAATGGATTTCTCAAAAGCTAATATTAATTACGGGAACTCATCCTCGGGTAATATGTTTTTCGGTAAATAA
- a CDS encoding tryptophan--tRNA ligase, putative has product MDKLKTVYVDSALSIIKGALCVILQIPTGRTTESVKKKQSFIGVLTVNSIKSEPTISQYDDIKKLVKNKILENAPFYNYQIERSFADRFYGDCMYDNFGVPKNISEINLIILEEWNINCNRNRILKHTGLIKNIEINNFKYLNNKESLEVHFSVNPMYTFEELSTLYKNEKSLHNFLLSPIRKVRTGSNESVSPNGDTQNDHILNNGENSQNCDEYIYINTEDLLEKNKVLPPSGVENIRYERSNEVTPWNVNINADGIDYNKLIKQFGCSKIKEEHIKRIEMLTNKKAHHFIRRDIFFSHRDLDFLLNYYEKNKSFYIYTGRGPSSLSMHLGHLIPFYFCKYLQDAFNVPLIIQISDDEKFLFNQNYSLDYINKLSKENVKDIIAVGLNPELTFIFKNTEYVHNLYNTVLSIHKKTTLNQSMNIFGFDHSDNIGKISYPSFQIAPCFSQCFPHFLPQNLPCLVPQGIDQDPYFRLSRDIAVKLALHKPVVMHSIFMPSLLGVNTKMSSTKKKSEKTDGQSTEPASAGSTPKDAGNKISSNEHNNSVIFLTDTPEQIKNKINKYAFSGGGATIQEHREKGGNLDTDISYQYLRYLLEDDDKLNEIGQKYKSGELLSGEIKKILIDVIVDLIQTHKKKRDSLTDEQIDYFFNPNKPALMKFKNI; this is encoded by the exons ATGGATAAACTAAAAACAGTTTATGTAGATTCAGCTCTTAGTATAATTAAGGGGGCTCTTTGTGTTATTCTTCAAATACCTACTGGTAGAACTACTGAaagtgtaaaaaaaaag CAAAGTTTCATTGGAGTGCTGACAGTAAATTCAATAAAAAGTGAACCTACGATAAGCCAATATGATGATATAAAGAAgttagtaaaaaataaaattttagaaaatgcgccattttataattatcaaaTAGAGAGATCCTTTGCGGACAGATTTTATGGGGATTGTATGTATGATAATTTTGGAGtaccaaaaaatataagtgaaataaatttaataatattagaaGAATGGAATATAAATTGTAATAGGAATAGAATATTGAAACATACGggtttaataaaaaatatagaaataaataattttaaatatctaaataataaagaatcATTGGAAGTCCATTTTTCTGTTAACCCTATGTATACATTTGAAGAACTAAgtacattatataaaaatgaaaaaagttTACACAACTTTCTTTTATCCCCAATAAGAAAAGTTCGAACAGGTAGTAACGAAAGTGTATCACCAAATGGGGATACTCAAAATgatcatattttaaacaatGGTGAAAATAGCCAAAACTgtgatgaatatatatatataaatacagaAGATTtgttagaaaaaaataaggtTTTACCACCATCGGGTgttgaaaatattagatATGAAAGATCTAATGAAGTGACACCATGGaatgttaatataaatgcagATGGTAttgattataataaattaataaaacaatttggatgttcaaaaattaaagaagaACATATAAAACGAATTGAAATGTTAACCAATAAGAAAGCTCATCATTTTATTAGGagagatatattttttagtcATAGAGATTTAGATTTTTTACTAAactattatgaaaaaaataaaagtttttatatttatacaggTAGAGGACCATCTTCTTTATCTATGCATTTAGGCCATTTGattccattttatttttgtaaatatttacaagATGCATTTAATGTTCCAttaattatacaaatatcAGATGATGAaaagtttttatttaatcaaaattattctttagattatataaataaattatcaaaagaaaatgtaaaaGATATAATAGCAGTTGGTTTAAATCCGGAAttaacatttatatttaaaaatacagaatatgtacataatttatataatactgTTTTAtctatacataaaaaaactaCTTTAAATCAAtcaatgaatatatttggATTTGATCATAGTGATAATATAGGAAAAATATCTTATCCTTCTTTTCAAATTGCTCCATGTTTTTCTCAATGTTTTCCACATTTCTTGCCACAAAATTTACCTTGTTTAGTTCCTCAAGGAATTGATCAAGATCCATATTTCCGATTGAGTCGAGATATTGCAGTTAAGTTGGCATTACATAAACCGGTTGTTATGCattctatttttatgcCTAGTCTCTTGGGTGTGAATACAAAAATGAGTAGCACTAAAAAGAAGTCAGAAAAAACGGATGGACAAAGTACAGAACCAGCATCTGCTGGATCTACTCCTAAAGATGcaggaaataaaataagctCAAACGAACATAACAACAGTGTTATTTTTCTTACTGATACACCcgaacaaattaaaaataaaattaataaatatgcttTTAGTGGAGGTGGAGCAACAATTCAAGAACATCGAGAAAAAGGAGGAAATCTCGATACAGATATATCATATCAATACTTGAGATATTTATTAGAAGATgatgataaattaaatgaaattggacagaaatataaaagtgGTGAACTTCTTAGTggtgaaattaaaaaaatacttatAGATGTTATTGTAGATTTGATACAaacacataaaaaaaaaagagattCCTTAACTGATGAGCAAatagattattttttcaatccAAATAAACCTGCTCTTAtgaaatttaaaaatatataa
- a CDS encoding endopeptidase, putative, translated as MENSIRYLKRVGKISIRENVGRGICTDKKVLVNKFVEDKHNNNLNILDNIKFKNILKKIEVSRVRLNIKGTYENIFKDKKCYFSGNYNYEQGLKSIDKLKNSDIEYIDYVLKKVNKINDKDEEGCILELKGISNNGENIIEFTNMCIKMCKKLLQDIFKENNIYIIVNRIDTVSNNLCKLGDALELLRNLHNNHNVILKAHEGLEKLTNFIDEINIDEKIYNFLKKKYNENIDILNYEHKEVLENMIQSMENQGVHIKDKEKKKEYLELQAQEKYFAFHSSSNFSNNLEGIYIEKNKLLQYIDKNILIEYENKIKPLYKNNKIKTSYLYPTNDYIYILQESSFLLTLLENIPEQNLREKIYNLFKKPNKEFQNNILVLQYYRNMLIIYRNFKNYNEYALKNCILNSPDKVLYFLEKVFKKILPHFFNELKFIERYIQFCENRNNNSISPQNENYNKAGLSDGWKDDGSNLSLVTPENIFYYINKIKMEKLKKIENKLNDNLTLYDVLSFVIKILKKSYLLDMISVIPMKGELWDENILKFEIKKDNHIYGYIYMDLFERENKNQAIAQYTVRCSKNMNTCLKYKWFDEGAECSEGTEGSEANLPFVYTGIIKNEENNQDISGNCGYRQTTSTFLVCNFKANFDKNKNVEKKAKHKENIKCDFLSYEIKHFLENIKMSVEKVNVFLHEFGHTLHCILSSTYLQHLSGNRSGADFSEISSHLFEEYLNSYEALTMLYSQKKNENEIKNMITDYVKNKNIICYYPIVQLIIQSIVDQIFYSLSHNSNNMNERKQLIENEIKTYFLGLYYKNIFILDFFPHIHFSKTTHLIHYPSNYYCYLYCSVLAKYIWNRTFKNGLYNLDSSSRIVKFLEGGSVNSSLRNIISLVEQDKEKVEYYTENPHHIPLDDFFEYYQEGDKQQIYDSFFCSIMP; from the exons ATGGAAAATTCAATCCGTTACTTAAAACGGGTTGGGAAAATATCGATACGTGAAAATGTGGGTCGAGGGATTTGTACTGATAAGAAAGTATTGGTTAACAAGTTTGTTGAAgataaacataataataatttgaatatattagataatataaaatttaagaatattttaaaaaaaattgaagtTAGTAGAGTTAGGTTAAATATAAAGGGGACCTATGAAAACATCtttaaagataaaaaatgttattttagtggaaattataattatgaacaaGGTTTAAAATCTAtagataaattaaaaaatagtgataTTGAATATATCgattatgttttaaaaaaagtaaacaaaataaatgataaagacGAAGAAGGATGTATTCTTGAATTAAAAGGAATATCTAATAATggtgaaaatattatagagTTTACTAATATgtgtataaaaatgtgtaaaaaACTATTAcaagatatatttaaagaaaataatatatatataattgtaaaTAGGATAGACACAgtttcaaataatttatgtaaGTTAGGTGATGCTTTAGAGTTGCTAAGAAATTTGCATAACAATCATAATGTAATTTTAAAAGCTCATGAAGGATTAGAAAAgttaacaaattttattgatgaaataaatattgatgaaaagatttataactttttaaaaaaaaaatataatgaaaatatagatatattaaattatgaacATAAAGAAGTTTTAGAAAATATGATTCAATCTATGGAAAATCAAGGTGTACATATTAAAGacaaagagaaaaaaaaggaatatttAGAATTACAAGCTCAAGAGAAATATTTTGCATTTCATTCATCTTCAAACTTTTCAAACAATTTAGAAGGAatttatattgaaaaaaataaactattacaatatatagataaaaatatattgattgaatatgaaaataaaattaaacctttatataaaaataataaaataaaaacaagcTATTTATATCCTACtaatgattatatatacattttacaAGAGAgctcttttttattaacacttttagaaaatattcCTGAACAGAATTTAAGagaaaaaatttacaacttatttaaaaagCCAAATAAAGagtttcaaaataatattttagttttacaatattatagaaatatgttaattatttatagaaattttaaaaactaCAATGAATatgcattaaaaaattgtatattaaaTTCTCCTGATaaagttttatattttttagagaaagtttttaaaaaaatattgccACATTTTTTCAACGAGTTAAAATTCATAGAGCGTTATATTCAATTTTGTGAAAAtcgaaataataatagtatatctccccaaaatgaaaattataataaagcCGGTTTAAGCGATGGTTGGAAAGATGATGGCAGTAACTTGTCTTTGGTAACACCAGAGAACATATTTTactatattaataaaataaaaatggaaaaattgaaaaagatTGAAAACAAACTTAATGACAATTTAACCTTATATGATGTTTTAAGTTTtgtcataaaaattttaaaaaaaagttatttgTTAGATATGATAAGTGTGATACCAATGAAAGGAGAACTTTGGGAtgaaaacattttaaaatttgaaattaaaaaagataatcatatttatggttatatatatatggatttatttgaaagagaaaataaaaatcagGCAATAGCACAATACACAGTCCGATGCTccaaaaatatgaacaccTGTTTGAAGTATAAATGGTTTGACGAAGGTGCCGAATGTAGCGAAGGTACCGAAGGTAGCGAAGCTAATCTTCCATTTGTATACACAGGCATCATTAAAAATGAGGAAAATAATCAAGACATATCTGGAAATTGTGGATATAGACAAACTACCTCCACATTTTTGGTTTGCAATTTTAAAGCCAACTTTgataagaataaaaatgtagagAAAAAAGCTAAACACAAggagaatataaaatgtgatTTTCTCTCTTATGaaattaaacattttttagaGAACATTAAAATGAGTGTAGAAAAAGTTAATGTTTTTCTCCATGAGTTTGGACATACATTACACTGTATATTAAGCTCAACATATTTACAACATTTATCAGGTAATAGAAGTGGAGCAGATTTTTCTGAAATTTCATCCCATCTCTTTgaagaatatttaaatagcTATGAAGCATTAACCATGTTATattcacaaaaaaaaaatgaaaatgaaataaaaaatatgataacagattatgttaaaaataaaaatattatatgttacTATCCAATTGTTCAACTTATTATACAATCTATTGTTgatcaaatattttattctttatcTCATAAttctaataatatgaatgaaagaaaacaattaattgaaaatgaaataaaaacatactTCTTAggattatattataaaaatatttttatattagatttttttcctcatatccatttttcaaaaacaacacatttaattcattacccttcaaattattattgttatttatattgcTCTGTTTTggcaaaatatatatggaacCGAACCTTTAAAAATGGCTTGTATAACTTGGACAGTTCATCCCGCATCGTCAAGTTTTTAGAGGGG GGCTCTGTTAATTCGAGCTTACGAAATATCATATCCTTAGTCGAACAGGATAAGGAGAAAGTTGAGTATTACACGGAAAACCCTCACCACATCCCGCTGGAcgatttttttgaatattacCAGGAAGGAGATAAGCAGCAGATATATGATTCATTCTTTTGCTCAATCATGCCATGA
- a CDS encoding protein kinase 6, putative produces MDISNFDFMDIIGKGTYGTVYKAMDKKENKLVAIKKIIKLCDQNYGISKIILRELSILQKINHKNIIVLRNIFYGKDIEQRLIGENLENSCLYLTFEYCDIDLLNFTKKYILNIKEVKYIIFELLLALCYLHSNNYLHRDIKPENIFINSKGEIKLGDLGLSVEKSDNMTPSVVTIWYRPPELLLKQNNYDQKVDIWSLGCLFVELITGRPLFPGKNDQSQLDLIYATLGNKTEITMDNSERYNSFPYYEENILKSMISDESACDLISKMLIYDPYFRISSKEALKHSCFDDMTKLPPLTI; encoded by the exons ATGGATATTTCtaattttgattttatgGATATAATAGGAAAGGGAACATATG gaACTGTGTACAAGGCCATggataaaaaggaaaataaacttgttgcaataaaaaaaataataaaattgtgtGACCAAAATTATGGAATAagcaaaattatattacgAGAGTTAAGCATacttcaaaaaataaatcacaaaaatataattg ttttaagaaatattttttacggGAAAGACATAGAACAACGGTTGATAGGGGAAAACCTGGAGAATTCGTGTTTGTATTTA ACCTTCGAATATTGTGACATTGATCTCctaaattttacaaaaaaatatattttaaatatcaAGGAAGTgaagtatataatatttgaacTACTATTAGCATTATGTTATTTGcattcaaataattatttgcatAGAGATATAAAACCagaaaacatttttatcaattcaAAAGGCGAAATAAAGTTAGGAGATTTGGGATTGTCTGTTGAAAAAAGTGATAATATGACCCCATCAGTGGTAACAATCTGGTATAGACCTCCAGAGTTacttttaaaacaaaataattatgatcaGAAAGTCGACATTTGGAGTTTGGGGTGTTTATTTGTTGAACTAATAACTGGAAG gcCTCTTTTCCCAGGGAAAAATGACCAATCACAG CTTGATTTAATTTATGCAACACTTGGAAATAAAACTGAAATAACAATGGACAACAGTGAAAGATATAATTCATTTCCCTACTATGAG GAGAACATTTTAAAGAGTATGATTTCTGATGAATCGGCTTGCGATTTAATTTCTAAAATGTTAATTTATGATCCATATTTTAGGATATCATCAAAGGAAG CTTTAAAACATAGTTGCTTTGATGATATGACCAAGTTACCACCCCTTACCATATAG
- a CDS encoding 1-deoxy-D-xylulose 5-phosphate synthase, putative, whose protein sequence is MIIYINNPFVYSNIKKCNKHMNSMNVYNFSGGEGNLCGRFKNILPRFFKILSYKNLSPNKRLEGSSESHIYYNGTDNFNHCLYKQNGKQHVTNNNEKGKTYKNRSKLLFINSSNSPYFNLQKKQNKQEGLNYLFNRRLMYTQGNYVNNVYPKIFNSEKKNYSIHSLGDNANYGTTFSNEDKNMNYENNNGNNLDAYFDQINKYIDVDMYKNKYGEEIYNEIINLYVKRDIPKNYEQKYFLKNVKKSIIFDMDKYNDEEFEKKIEEEFTNNGVLINTINKKYYSKKNIKRMLTILNYLPLLKIINNPMDLKNLKNKYLPLLSHELKMFHFFLVNITGGHFSAGLSLLELQLSLLYIFNPPLDEIVYDIGHQTYIHKILTGRKLLFLSLRQKNGISGFLNIFESVYDKFGAGHSSTALSAIQGIYEANWQVSQSNKNDTLKNEDSYDRDDTTNKFHISIIGDGGLTGGMALEALNYISFLNSKVLIIYNDNRQVSLPTNGMCISGNRPIGAISDHLYDFVKKNGDKNLSEASQNSQENNMNESGKNQNIFTNMNYDYIGPIDGNNVEKLIKILEDIKNKGLQKSTVLHILTKKSSDYINSKSPITIMHSIKKNEIFKFSLEELDNSHDENSNSINEESKKEDTTINDDEIFSNETYINVYTKEMLKYLEKNKNIIFISPAMLGGSGLLDISKDYPKNVYDVGIAEQHAVTFSAAMSMNKNLNIHLHIYSTFMQRAYDQIIHDLNLQKIPLNIIINRSGLVGEDGATHQGIYDLSYLGVLNNSTIISPSNSISLKKALKYCSINRKEGSIYIRLPKVNTLSDSYMKNYLNMDIMKEMEEIEKIGDPEYARNNYFGKSQIIQMNNPDKKQKEGKKLVCIFNMGSMLYNIVNAIKEIEKDPVFSEQFSFSIVDMIFLNPMDTNIIDYVINKNKHDYLITYEDNTLGGFYTHFNNYLIEKNYISKHNLLVKNIYLPNYPIEHATYDEQQEFAKMDQQNLIHRIKSYLGTNVE, encoded by the coding sequence atgataatatatataaataacccatttgtatattcaaatataaaaaaatgcaacAAACATATGAATTCAAtgaatgtatataattttagtGGAGGGGAAGGGAATTTATGTGGccgttttaaaaatatattaccccgttttttcaaaatactgtcatataaaaatttaagcCCAAATAAAAGGCTCGAAGGGTCTAGCGAAtcacacatatattataatggAACTGACAATTTCAATCATTGtctatataaacaaaatggaAAACAGCATGTTACAaacaataatgaaaaaggcaaaacatataaaaacagatcaaaattgttatttataaattcttCAAATTCAccttattttaatttacaaaaaaaacagaatAAACAAGAAGgtctaaattatttatttaatcgTAGATTAATGTACACTCAAGgaaattatgtaaataatgTGTACcccaaaatatttaattcagaaaaaaaaaattactcAATTCATTCGTTAGGAGATAATGCAAATTATGGTACCACATTTTCAAAcgaagataaaaatatgaattatgaaaacaataatggaaataatttggatgcatattttgatcaaataaataaatacattgaTGTAGacatgtataaaaataaatatggagAAGAAATTTACAacgaaataataaatctaTATGTTAAAAGAGATATTcctaaaaattatgaacagaaatattttttaaaaaatgtaaaaaaaagtataatttttgatatggataaatataatgatgaagagtttgaaaaaaaaatcgaagaagaatttacaaataatggagtattaataaatactataaataaaaaatattatagcaaaaaaaatataaaaagaatgtTAACTATTCTTAATTATTTaccattattaaaaataattaataatcctatggatttaaaaaatttaaagaataAGTATTTGCCATTATTATCACATGagttaaaaatgtttcatttttttttagtaaataTAACAGGAGGACATTTCTCGGCAGGTCTTAGTTTATTAGAATTACAACTATctttgttatatatttttaatccaCCTTTAGATGAAATTGTGTATGATATAGGGCATCAAacttatatacataaaattttaactggaagaaaattattatttttatcgttaagacaaaaaaatggaattagtggttttttaaatatttttgaaagtgtatatgataaatttgGTGCAGGTCATAGCTCAACAGCCTTGAGTGCAATACAAGGTATTTACGAAGCAAATTGGCAAGTCTCACAatctaataaaaatgatacattaaaaaatgaagatagTTATGACCGTGATGATACAACAAATAAATTCCATATTTCTATTATTGGAGATGGTGGATTAACTGGTGGAATGGCTTTAGAAGccttaaattatatatcctttttaaattcaaaagttttaataatttataatgaCAACAGACAAGTTTCACTACCTACAAACGGGATGTGCATATCTGGGAATAGACCAATAGGTGCTATTTCAGACCATCTTTACGATTttgtcaaaaaaaatggagataaaaatttaagcGAAGCTAGCCAAAACAGtcaagaaaataatatgaacgAGTCAGGTAAAAACCAAAACATTTTTACGAATATGAATTATGATTATATAGGACCTATTGATGGAAATAATGTGGAGaaacttataaaaattttagaggatataaaaaataagggTCTACAAAAATCAACTGTACTTCACATTTTGACAAAAAAATCTAgtgattatataaattcaaaaaGTCCAATAACTATTATGcattcaataaaaaaaaatgaaattttcaaatttagTTTAGAAGAATTAGACAATTCTCatgatgaaaatagtaataGCATAAATGAAGAATCTAAAAAAGAAGATACTACAATAAATGatgatgaaatattttcaaacgaaacatatataaatgtatatacaaaagaaatgttaaaatatttagaaaaaaataaaaatattatatttatatctcCAGCAATGTTAGGAGGATCAGGATTATTAGACATTAGTAAAGATTATccaaaaaatgtttatgaTGTAGGAATAGCTGAACAGCATGCAGTTACATTTTCAGCTGCTATGagtatgaataaaaatttaaatatacatttacatatatattcaacATTTATGCAAAGAGCATATGATCAGATTATACatgatttaaatttacaaaaaattccattaaatattattattaatagaaGTGGTTTAGTTGGTGAAGATGGAGCTACACATCAAGgtatatatgatttatCTTACTTAGgagttttaaataattctaCTATTATATCACCAAGTAATTCTatatctttaaaaaaagctTTAAAGTATTGTTCTATAAATAGAAAAGAAggttctatatatattcgcCTACCTAAAGTTAACACATTAAGTGATAGTTacatgaaaaattatttaaatatggaTATTATGAAAGAGATGgaagaaattgaaaaaattggaGACCCAGAATATGCTCGAAATAATTACTTTGGTAAATCgcaaataattcaaatgaataatccagataaaaaacaaaaagaaggtaaaaaattagtctgtatatttaatatgggaagtatgttatataatattgtaaatgcgataaaagaaatagaaaaaGATCCAGTTTTTTCTGAacaattttctttttcaattgttgatatgatatttttaaatccgatggatacaaatattatagactatgtaataaataaaaataaacatgattatttaattacATATGAAGATAATACATTAGGTGGTTTTTACACACactttaataattatttaatcgaaaaaaattatatatcaaaacataatttgcttgttaaaaatatttatctcCCAAACTATCCGATAGAACATGCTACATATGATGAGCAACAAGAGTTTGCCAAAATGGATcaacaaaatttaatacATCGAATTAAAAGTTATTTAGGAACTAACGTTGAATGA